In one window of Denticeps clupeoides chromosome 2, fDenClu1.1, whole genome shotgun sequence DNA:
- the LOC114784568 gene encoding uncharacterized protein LOC114784568: protein MASEFVGFSESLSEELLDSFTKDQLVAVAEFYQIPITGADKRLKETVLKAVKIGLVEQGVIGSVSKLSSPPSVEESLHSAGSVEAEMRLKEMSLQEKRMQLDAAKLRAEREVWALRERELEHQLQMQKLEHELKLKMWEGEEQEREHQHELELKRVELELASKYAHSSPSSDPSPLAFDVGWHIRMVPPFSEKEVEKYFNHFERGATTLKWPEDVWTLLLQCVLVGKAQEVYSSLTVQQSSDYALVKTAIMNAYELVPEAYRQKFRKFTKTDQITFVEFTREKETLFDRWCVSSKVTTWDQLRELILFEEFKNCIPEAVATHLNDQKVSKLAQAAVCVDEYSLTHKIVFSQSQKKDYGEGVWGGRTYSRSPPSSPRGSRACFYCHETGHLIADCPTLKKKNTQRGPAPKGVIYGTPPRPDADSRSHRSDAVKDGVLRRGGGGRREGD, encoded by the exons ATGGCCTCAGAATTCGTGGGGTTTTCCGAGAGTCTGTCAGAGGAACTTTTGGACAGTTTCACCAAGGACCAGTTAGTGGCAGTGGCGGAATTTTACCAAATTCCCATAACTGGTGCGGATAAACGGTTGAAAGAAACTGttttaaaagctgtaaaaatcGGCCTGGTAGAGCAGGGTGTTATTGGTTCCGTTTCTAAGCTCAGTAGCCCGCCTTCGGTGGAGGAATCGTTACATTCTGCAGGCAGTGTAGAGGCTGAGATGCGGCTGAAGGAAATGTCGCTGCAGGAGAAACGAATGCAGCTTGACGCCGCAAAATTACGTGCCGAACGGGAAGTTTGGGCACTTCGTGAACGGGAACTGGAACATCAGCTCCAGATGCAGAAGTTAGAACATGAGCTAAAGCTTAAAATGTGGGAAGGGGAAGAACAGGAACGCGAGCATCAACACGAACTAGAATTAAAACGTGTGGAGCTCGAGTTGGCTTCTAAATATGCCCATTCTTCACCCTCGTCTGATCCCTCGCCACTTGCTTTCGATGTCGGTTGGCACATTAGAATGGTACCTCCGTTTTCTGAAAAGGAAGTGGAGAAATATTTTAACCATTTCGAGCGCGGTGCGACCACGTTGAAGTGGCCTGAGGATGTATGGACTCTGTTGTTACAGTGTGTCCTTGTGGGAAAAGCTCAGGAGGTTTACTCTTCTCTCACTGTGCAGCAAAGTTCTGATTATGCCCTGGTAAAAACTGCCATCATGAATGCGTATGAACTCGTCCCTGAGGCGTACAGGCAAAAGTTCAGGAAATTTACAAAAACTGATCAGATTACGTTTGTTGAATTcaccagagaaaaagaaactttattCGACCGGTGGTGTGTGTCAAGTAAAGTAACTACATGGGACCAGCTGCGGGAGTTAATATTATTTGAGGAATTTAAGAATTGTATTCCTGAAGCTGTGGCAACCCATTTAAATGACCAGAAGGTTTCCAAGTTAGcacaggctgctgtgtgtgtggacgaGTACTCTTTAAcacataaaattgtgttttcacaGTCGCAGAAAAAGGACTATGGAGAAGGTGTGTGGGGCGGCAGAACATATTCTAGATCTCCACCCAGTTCGCCGCGGGGATCTCGGGCGTGTTTTTACTGCCATGAGACTGGCCATCTCATTGCGGATTGTCCAactttaaagaagaaaaacacgCAAAGAGGAcctgcaccaaaaggg gtaatttacggaactcctcccagacctgacgctgattcgcGCTCCCATCGGAGTGATGCCGTTAAAGACGGCGTTCTgagacgtggaggaggtggaaggagagagggagactga